In Capsicum annuum cultivar UCD-10X-F1 chromosome 7, UCD10Xv1.1, whole genome shotgun sequence, one genomic interval encodes:
- the LOC124885713 gene encoding uncharacterized protein LOC124885713, giving the protein MRWHSVSKEVNKAVRESIRRLFSQPWHSWSEIPEDHGQAMFEEFKRNASAKLRNWLECVRRTGNVTQWLLKFVYDDLCIYWESPEYKAIYEQNKKARSSLKGGSLHTGGAKSVGVIVREMEKDLGREPTRLEVFRQTHLLKKMNESDPDVWVEPRAENSNVRLIFII; this is encoded by the exons ATGAG GTGGCATTCCGTATCAAAAGAAGTTAATAAGGCAGTAAGAGAGAGCATTAGGAGGCTTTTTTCACAACCTTGGCACAGTTGGTCGGAGATTCCAGAAGACCATGGACAAGCCATGTTTGAAGAGTTCAAG AGGAATGCTAGTGCAAAGCTACGCAATTGGCTTGAATGTGTTAGACGTACAGGCAATGTTACACAATGGCTTCTCAAATTCGTATATGatgatttgtgtatttattgggAATCTCCTGAATATAAGGCAATCTATGAgcaaaataagaaagctagatCCAGTTTAAAAGGTGGCTCGTTGCACACCGGAGGTGCAAAAAGTGTCGGGGTCATAGTTCGAGAAATG GAGAAGGACTTGGGTCGCGAACCGACTCGACTTGAGGTCTTCAGACAAACACATTTgctgaaaaaaatgaatgagtcaGACCCGGATGTGTGGGTTGAGCCCAGGGCTGAAAATTCCAATGTAAgacttatatttataatttaa